Proteins found in one Desulfobacterales bacterium genomic segment:
- a CDS encoding MMPL family transporter, whose amino-acid sequence MASQEKTIILKSMDEKPPLLESLIFKNRLILLIIFTITTFFLGYKATDLQLDASFEKMIPTKHPFIVNYLAHKQDLKGFGNVIRVAVETTKGDIFTKEYMETLRKITDEIFFIPGVERGAIQGLWTPNTRWIEVTEEGFEGAAVIPDDYDGSPATLEQVKKNLLKARIVGSLVANNFKSTIVNVPLMDINPDTGKPLSYREFSNSIEKLVRKKFQSDTIKIHMVGFAKVMGDMLAASREVAIFFAVTILITMVILLAYTRCLRSALVLIVCSIVAAVWQLGILRIMHLDLDPYSMLVPFLIFAIGVSHGVQILSGIHRESAKGADRLQAARLTFRRIYKPGLTALITDGIGFATMAVIQVTVIQYLALGASIGVIILIVTNLVMLPIMVSYLGVSRKQVEYQQQDEMADKHPIWGFLAKMTGPKTASVAVLVAGGLFIFGIVGSKNLKIGDLDPGAPELRPNSRYNLDNAFMGENYSSSSDLFVVMVKTPPEKNSAYANMVAMEQLQLRLEQLPGVQSTSSLVDEIKTLLVGFNEGNLKWKGLPRNQQTLNASAVRTTPIANNREGTLSPIIIYLKDHKAETLQAVVNVVNRFAYKNITETSQFLMAAGNAGIEAATNIVISKAQYKMLIWVYGIVAGLCLLTFRSVGAMVAIILPLMLTSALCQLVMMWLGIGVKVATLPVIALGVGVGVDYGIYIYSQLQSYLSDGLSLSTAYYRTVITTGKAVILIGLMLAVGVATWAFSPIKFQADMGILLTFMFLVNMIGAIVLLPALASLLVRYKRRSAKIGSAMAA is encoded by the coding sequence ATGGCTTCACAAGAGAAAACAATTATCTTGAAATCGATGGATGAAAAACCACCGTTGCTGGAATCCCTAATTTTTAAAAATCGTCTTATCTTATTGATTATTTTTACAATAACAACGTTCTTCCTGGGATATAAGGCGACAGATCTTCAATTGGATGCCAGTTTTGAAAAAATGATTCCGACCAAACATCCCTTTATCGTGAATTACCTGGCGCATAAGCAAGATCTGAAAGGCTTTGGAAATGTTATCAGGGTGGCGGTAGAAACCACAAAGGGCGATATTTTCACCAAAGAGTATATGGAAACTCTTCGAAAAATCACCGATGAGATATTTTTTATTCCCGGTGTGGAGCGGGGGGCCATTCAAGGCTTATGGACACCTAATACCCGGTGGATTGAGGTGACCGAGGAAGGCTTTGAGGGCGCCGCAGTGATTCCGGATGACTATGACGGATCGCCTGCGACTCTTGAGCAAGTGAAAAAGAATCTTCTCAAAGCTAGAATCGTTGGATCTCTGGTGGCGAACAACTTTAAGTCCACCATTGTGAATGTTCCCCTTATGGATATCAATCCGGATACCGGGAAACCGCTTAGTTACCGGGAATTTTCAAATAGCATTGAGAAACTGGTTCGTAAAAAGTTCCAAAGCGATACCATTAAAATTCATATGGTCGGGTTTGCAAAGGTGATGGGGGACATGTTGGCCGCAAGCCGGGAGGTGGCCATTTTTTTTGCCGTCACGATTCTGATCACGATGGTAATATTGTTAGCCTACACCAGGTGTTTGCGAAGTGCACTCGTTTTAATTGTCTGCTCAATTGTAGCGGCTGTTTGGCAACTGGGGATTTTGAGGATAATGCACCTCGATCTTGACCCTTATTCCATGCTGGTTCCATTTCTGATCTTTGCTATCGGCGTGAGCCACGGTGTACAAATCCTTTCCGGCATACACCGTGAATCGGCCAAAGGGGCGGACAGGCTTCAGGCGGCACGATTAACCTTTCGCAGGATCTATAAACCGGGACTTACTGCACTGATAACTGACGGTATCGGATTTGCCACGATGGCCGTCATTCAAGTGACGGTTATTCAATATCTTGCATTAGGGGCCAGCATCGGTGTCATCATTCTCATTGTTACCAACCTGGTGATGCTCCCGATTATGGTGTCATATTTGGGCGTTAGCCGAAAGCAAGTCGAGTACCAGCAGCAGGATGAAATGGCTGATAAACACCCAATTTGGGGATTTCTTGCAAAAATGACAGGTCCCAAGACGGCATCGGTGGCCGTGTTGGTGGCGGGGGGGCTCTTTATATTCGGAATCGTCGGCAGTAAGAATTTGAAAATCGGTGATCTGGACCCCGGTGCGCCTGAACTCAGGCCGAACTCACGGTATAATTTGGACAATGCATTTATGGGGGAGAATTACTCATCAAGTTCCGATTTGTTTGTTGTCATGGTAAAAACGCCGCCCGAGAAAAACAGCGCTTATGCCAATATGGTTGCAATGGAACAGCTCCAGTTGCGGCTTGAACAGCTTCCGGGAGTTCAATCAACCAGTTCCCTGGTGGATGAAATAAAGACACTACTGGTGGGATTTAATGAGGGGAATTTGAAATGGAAGGGGTTACCCCGCAATCAGCAGACGCTAAATGCATCGGCTGTAAGAACTACGCCCATTGCCAATAATCGTGAAGGGACGCTTTCGCCGATCATCATTTACCTGAAGGATCATAAGGCGGAGACGCTTCAGGCCGTGGTTAATGTGGTCAACCGGTTTGCTTACAAGAACATTACGGAAACTTCTCAATTTTTAATGGCGGCCGGAAATGCGGGCATTGAAGCGGCCACCAACATTGTTATCAGCAAAGCCCAATATAAAATGCTGATCTGGGTATATGGCATCGTGGCAGGGCTTTGCCTGCTCACCTTCCGTTCGGTTGGAGCGATGGTGGCCATCATTTTACCGCTGATGCTGACCTCGGCGCTTTGTCAATTGGTGATGATGTGGCTCGGTATCGGGGTCAAGGTCGCAACGCTGCCCGTGATTGCGTTAGGGGTGGGTGTCGGGGTTGACTACGGAATTTATATATACAGCCAATTGCAGTCGTACCTGAGCGATGGGCTATCGCTTTCCACGGCCTATTACCGAACCGTTATAACCACCGGCAAGGCGGTCATTCTGATTGGGCTGATGTTGGCCGTCGGTGTGGCGACATGGGCCTTTTCGCCGATCAAGTTTCAGGCGGACATGGGCATCCTGCTCACCTTTATGTTTTTGGTGAATATGATCGGAGCGATCGTTCTGCTGCCGGCCTTGGCAAGCTTGTTAGTGCGGTATAAGCGTCGGTCGGCAAAAATAGGATCTGCGATGGCGGCGTAA